A window of Mercenaria mercenaria strain notata chromosome 16, MADL_Memer_1, whole genome shotgun sequence contains these coding sequences:
- the LOC128549420 gene encoding uncharacterized protein LOC128549420, with product MEMRRIAMDAIEQKEKNLEQRIIDASNEIGVKTDESKTQIKEIGSTIKDELAQKRVDMKDDLRKTEIDLRGKLEKREKEIKEVIRMKEIESTENMDKKEMEIKDNLRMVELESKGKLNQKEKEIEKHLERKGEDILNQLERKQSAQIQIEAMRNDDISKATADDLMKSNLRDTALQSNYERKRAGNYYVTQNLNNILCCFIICIIEV from the exons ATGGAAATGCGTCGTATTGCAATGGATGCAATCGAACAGAAGGAAAAGAATCTTGAACAGAGAATAATTGACGCATCGAATGAAATTGGAGTTAAAACTGATGAAAGTAAAACACAGATAAAGGAGATAGGTTCAACTATTAAAGACGAACTCGCACAGAAAAGAGTAGATATGAAAGATGATTTGAGAAAGACAGAAATCGACTTAAGAGGAAAACTAGAGAAGAGAGAGAAAGAAATCAAGGAAGTGATTAGGATGAAGGAAATTGAATCTACAGAGAATATGGATAAAAAAGAGATGGAAATCAAAGATAATTTGAGAATGGTAGAATTGGAATCAAAAGGGAAActaaatcaaaaagagaaagaaattgaaaagcatttaGAGCGTAAAGGAGAAGATATACTTAATCAGCTGGAAAGAAAACAGTCAGCTCAGATTCAGATCGAGGCCATGCGTAATGATGATATTAGTAAG GCAACAGCAGACGATTTAATGAAGTCAAATCTTCGTGACACGGCTCTGCAGTCTAATTATGAAAGAAAGAGAGCAGGTAATTATTACGTTACTCagaatttaaataacattttatgttgttttatcatttgtattATTGAAGTGTGA